The following are encoded together in the Streptomyces sp. NBC_01465 genome:
- a CDS encoding TIGR03086 family metal-binding protein, whose product MDIFDLEPAARPVAQLLDAVRDDQLDDPTPCPDYSVRELLAHLVGLTAAFRHAADKDLGPYTANPGSTLPTLGDDWRTVLPRQLDELVAAWHSPAAWEGETQAGGITFPAPVVAQVAVDELVVHGWDLARATGQPYEADTASLKIAEAMLDVGPELRGEIFGPVVEVPEGSALQDRVIGLSGRDPEWKP is encoded by the coding sequence ATGGACATCTTCGATCTCGAACCCGCCGCCCGGCCCGTCGCCCAGCTCCTCGACGCCGTACGGGACGACCAGCTCGACGACCCGACCCCCTGTCCCGACTACTCGGTACGGGAGCTCCTCGCCCACCTCGTCGGCCTGACCGCGGCCTTCCGTCACGCCGCGGACAAGGACCTCGGCCCGTACACCGCCAACCCCGGCTCCACGCTCCCGACCCTCGGCGACGACTGGCGCACGGTGCTCCCCCGCCAGCTCGACGAGCTCGTCGCCGCCTGGCACTCCCCGGCCGCCTGGGAGGGCGAGACCCAGGCCGGCGGCATCACCTTCCCGGCGCCCGTCGTGGCCCAGGTGGCCGTCGACGAGCTGGTCGTGCACGGCTGGGACCTGGCCAGGGCGACCGGGCAGCCGTACGAGGCGGACACCGCGAGCCTGAAGATCGCGGAGGCGATGCTCGACGTCGGTCCTGAGCTGCGCGGGGAGATCTTCGGGCCGGTCGTGGAGGTGCCGGAGGGCTCCGCGCTGCAGGACCGGGTGATCGGGCTCAGTGGGCGCGACCCGGAGTGGAAACCGTAG
- a CDS encoding amidohydrolase family protein: MLRIRGVVLPEREERTFWIDGGRLHTAPPPGAAEARTVVDGGWLLPGLVDVHTHPGAEKPGSPFDEALLRRQLTEHRDAGVLAVRTPGTAARMPEWVAEDQELPRVTSAGRWLATPGRFVPGFGRDVTEAELVAAAVEEAAASSGWCKVVGDWKLDEPPVPLELLTSVVEAVHAAGGKVAVHCQSAEGSRNAVLAGADSLEHGMSLDPGLLDRMAAQGTAFVPTLGAFAGSAPERRAAEPSVRRDLWLAGWDALPGTVRSAHEAGVTVLAGTDTFPCGTVAGEAALLARAGLPPLDALGAASWTAREWLGLPGLSDGAPADVVAYDTDPTGEVRALPHPSRIILRGRVVR, translated from the coding sequence ATGCTGCGGATACGAGGCGTTGTGCTGCCCGAGCGCGAGGAGCGCACCTTCTGGATCGACGGGGGCCGGCTGCACACCGCCCCGCCGCCGGGAGCGGCGGAGGCCCGAACGGTCGTGGACGGCGGGTGGTTGCTGCCGGGGCTCGTCGATGTGCATACGCATCCGGGGGCCGAGAAGCCAGGGTCCCCCTTCGACGAGGCGCTGCTGCGGCGGCAGTTGACCGAACACCGGGACGCCGGAGTGCTCGCGGTGCGCACGCCGGGGACCGCCGCGCGGATGCCGGAGTGGGTGGCGGAGGACCAGGAGCTGCCGCGTGTGACGTCGGCGGGGCGGTGGCTGGCCACCCCCGGACGGTTCGTTCCCGGGTTCGGGCGCGATGTCACCGAGGCGGAGCTGGTGGCGGCCGCCGTGGAGGAGGCCGCGGCCTCCTCCGGATGGTGCAAGGTCGTCGGCGACTGGAAGCTCGACGAGCCGCCCGTGCCGCTGGAGCTGCTGACCTCCGTCGTCGAGGCCGTCCACGCGGCGGGCGGCAAGGTCGCCGTGCACTGCCAGTCCGCCGAGGGCAGCCGCAACGCCGTGCTGGCCGGGGCCGACAGCCTGGAGCACGGGATGAGTCTGGACCCGGGCCTCCTGGATCGCATGGCCGCACAGGGCACCGCCTTCGTGCCGACGCTGGGCGCCTTCGCGGGGTCGGCCCCGGAGCGGCGGGCCGCCGAGCCGAGCGTCCGGCGCGATCTGTGGCTGGCGGGCTGGGACGCGCTCCCGGGGACGGTCCGGTCCGCGCACGAGGCGGGGGTGACCGTACTCGCGGGGACCGACACCTTCCCGTGCGGCACTGTCGCAGGCGAGGCGGCGCTGCTCGCGCGGGCCGGGCTCCCGCCGCTGGACGCGCTGGGGGCCGCATCGTGGACGGCGCGGGAGTGGCTGGGGCTGCCGGGGCTGTCCGACGGGGCGCCGGCCGATGTCGTCGCGTACGACACCGACCCGACGGGCGAGGTGCGCGCGCTGCCGCATCCGAGCCGGATCATTCTGCGGGGACGCGTGGTGCGCTGA
- a CDS encoding GNAT family N-acetyltransferase: MDDLVTERLVLHPMSVAEAERVVAGEPADRDRWAPGYPAPGDVEGAAHFLEHCASTGDPQPFGNYEIRRRTDGLAIGGLGFNRPPDEEGIVPIGYALIPEVRGKGYASEALRGLLQFARDLGIRAVIGDADLDNIASQRVMAAVGMERTCADERVVYFRIEWPEL; the protein is encoded by the coding sequence ATGGACGATCTTGTGACAGAGCGGCTGGTGCTGCACCCGATGAGTGTCGCCGAGGCGGAACGCGTCGTCGCGGGCGAGCCCGCCGACCGTGACCGATGGGCTCCGGGATATCCAGCTCCGGGTGATGTCGAGGGGGCCGCGCACTTCCTGGAGCACTGCGCGAGCACCGGTGATCCGCAGCCGTTCGGCAACTACGAGATCCGGCGCCGCACCGACGGACTCGCCATAGGCGGCCTCGGCTTCAACAGGCCGCCGGACGAGGAGGGCATCGTGCCGATCGGCTACGCGCTGATCCCCGAAGTCCGCGGCAAGGGCTATGCGTCCGAGGCGCTGCGCGGGCTGCTGCAGTTCGCGCGTGATCTGGGGATCAGGGCCGTGATCGGCGACGCCGACCTCGACAACATCGCCTCGCAGCGCGTGATGGCCGCCGTCGGCATGGAACGCACCTGTGCCGACGAGCGCGTGGTGTATTTCAGGATCGAGTGGCCCGAGCTGTAG
- a CDS encoding transglycosylase SLT domain-containing protein produces the protein MPRPTLHHPVKASRTTLTAVCAAVLLVGGSSSVAYAATSLSPETAVTAASTTTAAKTTAVKTTAAKNSTATTAKTASTKTYSNDLNGWINESLDIMKANGIPGTYDGIYKNVMRESSGNPNAINDWDINAQNGVPSKGLLQVIQPTFDTYHVAGTSNDLYDPVANITAASNYAYHVYGSIDNVNSAY, from the coding sequence ATGCCCCGCCCCACCCTCCACCACCCCGTCAAGGCCTCCCGCACCACGCTCACCGCAGTCTGCGCCGCAGTCCTGCTCGTGGGCGGTTCCTCCTCGGTGGCGTACGCCGCGACGTCCCTCTCCCCGGAGACGGCGGTGACCGCGGCGAGCACGACGACTGCCGCGAAGACGACGGCGGTGAAGACCACGGCCGCCAAGAACTCGACGGCCACGACGGCGAAGACCGCGTCGACCAAGACGTACTCGAACGACCTCAACGGCTGGATCAACGAGTCGCTCGACATCATGAAGGCGAACGGCATCCCCGGCACGTACGACGGCATCTACAAGAACGTCATGCGCGAGTCCTCGGGCAACCCGAACGCCATCAACGACTGGGACATCAACGCCCAGAACGGCGTCCCCTCGAAGGGCCTTCTCCAGGTCATCCAGCCGACGTTCGACACGTACCACGTCGCCGGAACCTCGAACGACCTCTACGACCCGGTCGCCAACATCACGGCCGCGAGCAACTACGCGTACCACGTGTACGGATCGATCGACAACGTCAACAGCGCCTACTGA
- the aceB gene encoding malate synthase A yields the protein MSAPAPSPLAIVDAEPLPRQDEVLTDAALAFVAELHRNFTPRRNELLARRGERRAEIARTSTLDFLPETAAIRADDSWKVAPAPAALNDRRVEITGPTDRKMTINALNSGAKVWLADFEDASAPTWENVVLGQLNLTDAYARRIDFTDAKSGKSYALKDASELATVVMRPRGWHLEERHLQFDGSPVPGALVDFGLYFFHNAKRLIELGKGPYFYLPKTESYLEARLWNDIFVFAQDYVGIPQGTVRATVLIETITAAYEMEEILYELRDHASGLNAGRWDYLFSIVKNFRDGGSKFVLPDRNLVTMTAPFMRAYTELLVRTCHKRGAHAIGGMAAFIPSRRDAEVNKVAFEKVKADKDREAGDGFDGSWVAHPDLVPIAMASFDAVLGEKPNQKERLREDVSVAPGDLIAIDSLDAKPTYDGLRNAVQVGTRYIEAWLRGLGAVAIFNLMEDAATAEISRSQIWQWINAGVVFENGEKATADLARKIAAEELAAIREEVGEEAFAAGKWQQAHDLLLTVSLDADYADFLTLPAYEQLVG from the coding sequence ATGTCCGCACCAGCGCCGTCCCCGCTGGCCATCGTCGATGCCGAGCCCCTGCCCCGGCAGGACGAGGTCCTGACCGACGCGGCCCTCGCCTTCGTGGCCGAGCTGCACCGGAACTTCACGCCGCGCCGCAACGAGCTCCTCGCCCGTCGCGGGGAGCGACGCGCCGAGATCGCCCGTACCTCCACGCTGGACTTCCTGCCGGAGACGGCTGCGATCCGTGCGGACGACTCCTGGAAGGTCGCGCCGGCCCCGGCCGCGCTGAACGACCGCCGGGTGGAGATCACCGGTCCGACCGACCGCAAGATGACCATCAACGCCCTGAACTCGGGCGCCAAGGTCTGGCTCGCCGACTTCGAGGACGCCTCTGCTCCCACCTGGGAGAACGTCGTCCTCGGCCAGCTCAACCTCACCGACGCCTATGCGCGCCGGATCGACTTCACCGACGCGAAGTCCGGCAAGTCGTACGCCCTCAAGGACGCCTCCGAGCTCGCGACGGTCGTCATGCGCCCGCGCGGCTGGCACCTGGAGGAGCGCCACCTGCAGTTCGACGGAAGCCCCGTCCCCGGTGCGCTGGTCGACTTCGGCCTCTACTTCTTCCACAACGCCAAGCGCCTCATCGAGCTCGGCAAGGGCCCGTACTTCTACCTCCCGAAGACGGAGTCCTACCTGGAGGCGCGCCTCTGGAACGACATCTTCGTCTTCGCGCAGGACTACGTCGGCATCCCGCAGGGCACCGTCCGCGCGACCGTCCTGATCGAGACGATCACGGCGGCGTACGAGATGGAGGAGATCCTCTACGAGCTGCGCGACCACGCGTCGGGCCTGAACGCGGGCCGCTGGGACTACCTCTTCTCCATCGTCAAGAACTTCCGTGACGGCGGCTCGAAGTTCGTCCTGCCCGACCGCAACCTGGTGACGATGACCGCCCCCTTCATGCGGGCGTACACCGAGCTCCTGGTCCGCACCTGCCACAAGCGCGGCGCGCACGCGATCGGCGGCATGGCCGCCTTCATCCCCTCGCGGCGCGACGCCGAGGTCAACAAGGTCGCCTTCGAGAAGGTCAAGGCGGACAAGGACCGCGAGGCGGGCGACGGCTTCGACGGCTCCTGGGTCGCCCACCCGGACCTGGTCCCGATCGCCATGGCCTCCTTCGACGCGGTGCTCGGCGAGAAGCCGAACCAGAAGGAGCGGCTGCGCGAGGACGTCTCGGTGGCCCCCGGCGACCTGATCGCGATCGACTCGCTGGACGCGAAGCCGACGTACGACGGGCTGCGCAACGCCGTCCAGGTCGGCACCCGCTACATCGAGGCATGGCTGCGGGGCCTCGGCGCCGTCGCCATCTTCAACCTCATGGAGGACGCGGCCACCGCGGAGATCTCGCGCTCGCAGATCTGGCAGTGGATCAACGCGGGCGTCGTCTTCGAGAACGGCGAGAAGGCCACGGCGGACCTCGCCCGCAAGATCGCGGCCGAGGAGCTGGCCGCGATCCGCGAGGAGGTCGGCGAGGAGGCGTTCGCTGCGGGCAAGTGGCAGCAGGCGCACGACCTGCTGCTGACGGTCTCGCTCGACGCGGACTACGCGGACTTCCTGACGCTGCCGGCGTACGAGCAGCTGGTCGGCTGA
- a CDS encoding nucleotidyltransferase family protein, whose amino-acid sequence MVRTDTEGRVAGLLLAAGGGRRLGGRPKALLEHRGRPLVEHAVGVLRAGGCEVVHVVLGAAADEVRERADLAGCVVVENPEWEEGMGSSLRAGLGSLASSGAGAALVSLVDQPGIGARAVARVLGAYRSPESLAAAAYDGKRGHPVLFGADRWADIAESAVGDRGARAYLKAHEEAITLVECGDVAEDYDIDTAEDLIHLE is encoded by the coding sequence ATGGTGCGTACGGACACAGAGGGACGGGTCGCGGGGCTGCTGCTCGCCGCGGGCGGCGGCCGACGGCTCGGCGGCCGGCCGAAGGCGCTCCTCGAGCACCGCGGGCGGCCGCTGGTCGAGCATGCGGTGGGGGTGCTGCGCGCGGGCGGGTGCGAGGTGGTGCACGTGGTCCTTGGTGCGGCCGCCGATGAGGTACGGGAGCGGGCCGACCTGGCGGGATGCGTCGTGGTGGAGAACCCGGAGTGGGAGGAGGGGATGGGCTCCTCGCTGCGCGCCGGGCTCGGTTCGCTGGCCTCCTCCGGGGCAGGGGCCGCGCTCGTGTCGCTGGTGGACCAGCCGGGGATCGGGGCGCGGGCGGTGGCGCGGGTGCTCGGTGCGTACCGCTCGCCGGAGAGCCTCGCGGCGGCTGCGTACGACGGGAAGCGCGGCCACCCCGTTCTCTTCGGCGCCGACCGCTGGGCGGACATCGCGGAGAGTGCGGTGGGCGATCGCGGGGCACGTGCCTATCTGAAGGCGCACGAGGAGGCGATCACGCTCGTCGAGTGCGGTGATGTGGCCGAGGACTACGACATCGACACCGCCGAGGACTTGATCCACTTGGAGTGA
- a CDS encoding DUF5955 family protein, with protein MGQRHVTGSDEDPRVTELRSAVSRLRRELAGHPGEFADRAIAEDELAALDAMALSGVPEIPRLRRSLLLIAGAIGSVSALALALAEVRNAVDLFGNPPQQR; from the coding sequence GTGGGACAGAGGCACGTGACGGGCAGCGACGAGGATCCGAGGGTGACGGAGCTGCGCTCCGCCGTGTCCCGGCTCCGTCGTGAACTCGCCGGTCATCCGGGGGAGTTCGCCGACCGGGCGATCGCCGAGGACGAACTGGCGGCCCTGGACGCGATGGCGCTCAGCGGAGTGCCCGAGATTCCCCGGCTGCGCCGCTCGCTGCTGCTGATCGCGGGGGCGATCGGCTCGGTCAGCGCCCTGGCGCTCGCGCTCGCCGAGGTGCGCAACGCGGTGGACCTCTTCGGGAATCCGCCGCAGCAGCGCTGA
- a CDS encoding response regulator transcription factor, whose amino-acid sequence MTIRLLLADDHPVVRAGLRAVLETEPGFEIVAEAATAERAVELAATGIADVVLMDLQFGDGMHGSQATAAIAAVAGGPRVLVLTTYDTDADILAAVEAGASGYLLKDAPPEELAAAVRTAAAGQSALAPAVAHRLMDRMRTPAESLTRRELEVLQLVGDGLSNQQISKELFLSQATVKSHLVHIYAKLGVDSRTSAVAAATARRLIRR is encoded by the coding sequence ATGACGATCCGCCTGCTGCTCGCCGACGACCACCCGGTGGTACGGGCAGGACTGCGCGCCGTGCTGGAGACCGAGCCCGGGTTCGAGATCGTGGCGGAGGCCGCGACGGCCGAGCGGGCGGTGGAACTGGCGGCGACCGGGATCGCCGACGTGGTGCTGATGGATCTGCAGTTCGGGGACGGGATGCACGGCTCGCAGGCGACGGCCGCGATCGCCGCCGTCGCCGGGGGGCCGCGGGTGCTGGTCCTGACGACGTACGACACCGATGCGGACATCCTCGCCGCGGTCGAAGCGGGCGCCAGCGGCTATCTGCTGAAGGACGCCCCGCCGGAGGAACTGGCGGCCGCGGTCCGTACGGCGGCCGCCGGCCAGTCCGCGCTCGCGCCCGCGGTCGCGCACCGGCTGATGGACCGGATGCGCACGCCGGCGGAGTCGCTGACCCGGCGCGAGCTGGAGGTGCTGCAGCTGGTCGGGGACGGTCTGTCCAACCAGCAGATCAGCAAGGAACTCTTCCTCAGCCAGGCGACCGTGAAGTCCCATCTGGTGCACATCTACGCCAAGTTGGGGGTCGATTCACGGACATCGGCGGTGGCGGCGGCCACCGCGCGGCGGCTGATCAGGCGCTAG
- a CDS encoding sensor histidine kinase — protein sequence MDPRSLTPALRVLRVCLHLLMAGLLALAAVRAFTDDASNAPAVALAAAAVGGVYALGAAWPSVGTSRTAAAVWLGGLGAAWLVLLVLSPDGLWTAFPLYFLQLHLLPPRWALPSVAATAGAAIAGYLLHGGPLNPGAFIGPLLGAAVAVATVLGYQALYRESERRRRLIEELIATRAELAEAERTAGTLAERERLAREIHDTLAQGLSSIQLLLRAAGRTLPADAPAAAHIEQARQAAQDNLAEARRFVRELTPPDLEHGSLSGALERLSSRTPGARFSASGTPVVLPTPYEVALLRIAQSALSNTIRHAGAGRAEITLSFMDTAVALDVVDDGQGFDPVRAPAADGGFGLPAMRSRAESLGGTFAVESAPGQGTAVAVTLPLPAAGGTAR from the coding sequence ATGGATCCACGTTCTCTCACCCCGGCCCTGCGCGTCCTGCGAGTCTGTCTGCACCTGCTGATGGCGGGACTGCTGGCGCTGGCCGCAGTCCGCGCGTTCACCGACGACGCCTCTAACGCGCCCGCCGTGGCGCTGGCCGCCGCAGCCGTCGGAGGGGTCTACGCCCTGGGCGCCGCATGGCCGTCCGTGGGCACCTCGCGCACCGCGGCCGCCGTCTGGCTCGGCGGCCTGGGCGCCGCCTGGCTGGTGCTGCTGGTCCTCTCCCCCGACGGCCTGTGGACCGCCTTCCCGCTGTACTTCCTGCAGCTGCACCTGCTGCCGCCGCGCTGGGCGCTGCCCTCGGTGGCCGCCACGGCGGGGGCCGCGATCGCCGGCTACCTGCTGCACGGGGGCCCGCTGAACCCGGGCGCGTTCATAGGCCCGCTGCTCGGCGCGGCGGTCGCCGTCGCGACCGTGCTCGGCTACCAGGCGCTCTACCGGGAGAGCGAGCGGCGCCGGCGCCTCATCGAGGAGCTGATCGCCACCCGCGCCGAACTCGCGGAGGCCGAACGCACGGCGGGCACGCTCGCCGAGCGCGAGCGCCTCGCCCGCGAGATCCACGACACCCTCGCCCAGGGCCTCTCCTCCATCCAGCTGCTGCTGCGCGCCGCCGGCCGCACCCTGCCCGCCGACGCCCCTGCGGCCGCCCACATCGAACAGGCGCGGCAGGCGGCGCAGGACAATCTGGCCGAGGCACGGCGTTTCGTACGGGAGCTCACGCCGCCCGATCTGGAGCACGGGTCGCTGTCCGGGGCGCTGGAGCGGCTCTCCTCACGTACGCCCGGGGCCCGCTTCTCCGCGAGCGGCACCCCCGTCGTCCTGCCCACCCCGTACGAGGTGGCGCTGTTGCGCATCGCCCAGTCGGCGCTGTCCAACACCATCCGGCACGCCGGGGCGGGGCGCGCCGAGATCACCCTGAGCTTCATGGACACGGCAGTGGCACTGGACGTGGTCGACGACGGCCAGGGGTTCGACCCGGTCCGCGCCCCGGCGGCCGACGGCGGCTTCGGGCTGCCCGCGATGCGCTCGCGCGCCGAGTCGCTGGGCGGCACCTTCGCCGTCGAGTCGGCGCCCGGCCAGGGCACGGCCGTCGCGGTGACGCTGCCGCTGCCCGCAGCCGGGGGGACGGCGCGATGA
- a CDS encoding ABC transporter permease, translated as MFVAWRDLRFARGRFALMGAVIVLITLLVGLLSGLTAGLARDNTSAVTGLSASADHLAFAAPPAGQSASFSGSQLAPRVWQTWAGQPGVTSAEPIAISTLNAASGDRTAAVSEFAVRDGSGPAPVAPGPDGVVLSTGAAKDLGAAAGDTVKIAGRSLEVTAVSGDDSYSHTPVVWTALADGHSATVVALATDGGADLAAGDRAAGTRTLSLDDSLAALPSYQAENGSLQLMRGFLFAISALVIGAFFTVWTIQRSGDIAVLKALGASTPYLLRDALGQAVLMLTAGTLLGTGLATGVGALVPADVPFVLDPLTALGPAAVLIGLGAVGAGLSVRRITAVDPLTALGSAR; from the coding sequence ATGTTCGTCGCATGGAGAGACCTGAGATTCGCCAGGGGCCGATTTGCCCTGATGGGAGCGGTGATCGTACTGATCACCCTGCTGGTCGGGCTGCTGTCCGGACTCACGGCGGGGCTGGCCAGGGACAACACCTCGGCCGTCACCGGCCTGTCCGCATCGGCCGACCACCTGGCCTTCGCCGCGCCGCCCGCAGGACAGTCGGCCTCGTTCTCGGGCTCGCAGCTGGCGCCCCGTGTCTGGCAGACGTGGGCGGGGCAGCCGGGGGTCACCAGCGCGGAGCCGATCGCGATCTCCACGCTGAACGCGGCCTCGGGGGACCGTACGGCCGCGGTGTCCGAGTTCGCGGTACGCGACGGATCGGGGCCCGCACCCGTGGCCCCCGGCCCGGACGGGGTCGTGCTCTCCACCGGGGCGGCGAAGGACCTGGGCGCCGCGGCCGGGGACACGGTGAAGATCGCGGGCCGCTCGCTGGAGGTGACGGCGGTGTCGGGCGACGACTCGTACAGCCACACCCCCGTCGTCTGGACCGCGCTCGCCGACGGGCACAGCGCGACGGTCGTGGCGCTGGCCACGGACGGCGGCGCGGATCTCGCGGCCGGCGACCGGGCGGCCGGTACGCGGACGCTGTCGCTGGACGACTCCCTCGCCGCGCTCCCCTCGTACCAGGCGGAGAACGGCTCGCTCCAGCTGATGCGTGGGTTCCTCTTCGCGATCTCCGCCCTGGTCATAGGGGCGTTCTTCACGGTCTGGACGATCCAGCGCAGCGGCGACATCGCGGTGCTGAAGGCGCTGGGCGCGTCCACCCCGTATCTGCTGCGCGACGCGCTCGGCCAGGCGGTGCTGATGCTGACGGCCGGAACGCTGCTCGGCACCGGACTCGCCACGGGGGTCGGCGCGCTGGTCCCCGCGGACGTCCCCTTCGTACTCGACCCGCTCACCGCGCTGGGCCCTGCCGCCGTGCTCATCGGCCTCGGCGCGGTCGGCGCGGGGCTCTCCGTGCGGCGGATCACCGCCGTCGACCCGCTGACCGCCCTGGGAAGTGCACGATGA
- a CDS encoding ABC transporter ATP-binding protein: protein MTLLLDDVTLTYPDGDGRLTALDAVSLEVPSGSLTAVVGPSGSGKSSLLAVAATLVAPDRGRVVVDGTETGALSRAEKAELRRSRIGIVFQQPNLLASLTAAEQLQVMAHLSGRPARQVRDRARELLASVGLAEKADRRPHQLSGGQRQRVNIARALMNEPSVLLVDEPTSALDHERGASVLELLVTLTRERGTATVLVTHDVAHLDRMDRTVTMADGRLDAPVVEAA from the coding sequence ATGACCCTGCTCCTCGACGACGTCACCCTGACCTACCCCGACGGCGACGGCCGCCTCACCGCGCTGGACGCGGTGTCGCTGGAGGTCCCCTCCGGTTCGCTCACGGCGGTGGTCGGCCCCTCGGGCTCGGGCAAGTCGAGCCTGCTCGCAGTGGCGGCGACGCTGGTCGCCCCGGACCGGGGGCGGGTCGTCGTCGACGGTACGGAAACGGGCGCGCTGAGCCGGGCCGAGAAGGCGGAGCTGCGGCGTTCACGGATCGGGATCGTCTTCCAGCAGCCCAATCTGCTGGCGTCGCTGACGGCTGCGGAACAGCTGCAGGTGATGGCGCATCTCTCGGGCCGTCCGGCGCGTCAAGTACGGGACCGGGCAAGGGAGTTGCTGGCGTCCGTCGGTCTCGCGGAGAAGGCGGACCGGCGCCCGCACCAGCTCTCGGGCGGCCAGCGCCAGCGCGTGAACATCGCCCGCGCCCTGATGAACGAGCCGTCCGTCCTGCTGGTGGACGAACCGACCAGCGCGCTCGACCACGAGCGCGGCGCCTCGGTCCTGGAGCTGCTGGTGACGCTGACCAGGGAGCGCGGTACGGCAACGGTGCTGGTGACGCACGACGTCGCGCATCTGGACCGGATGGACCGCACGGTGACGATGGCGGACGGCCGCCTCGACGCGCCGGTCGTCGAGGCGGCCTGA
- a CDS encoding beta-ketoacyl-ACP synthase III: MPAAVLESVAGWVPPRTVSNAELPAGWGVDDAWVRRRTGIGVRHWADPGTTTGDLALEAAVRALALAGDPQVDAVLVATSTGDQPMPAMAPRLASRLGRDGAAAWDVSAACSGFVYGLATAAGILCAGIAQRVLLVAAEVYSTLIAPDDRSAGVVFADGAGAVVLRRGEHGEPGSVLAFDLGSDGTGHDLIAVPGGGARERSAPALYTPGDRHFRMAGREVFQHAVTRMTESSRAVLARASWSVDDVDHLVAHQANARILTAVGERLELPADRHIANIDRVGNTGAASIPLALADASSRNELRPGQRVLLTSFGAGLTWGSAALLWPDPAPAAC; the protein is encoded by the coding sequence GTGCCCGCGGCTGTTCTGGAGAGCGTTGCCGGCTGGGTGCCGCCGAGGACGGTGAGCAACGCCGAGCTGCCCGCGGGCTGGGGCGTCGACGACGCTTGGGTGCGCCGCCGTACCGGAATCGGCGTACGCCACTGGGCCGACCCCGGGACCACGACCGGAGACCTCGCCCTCGAAGCGGCCGTCCGGGCCCTCGCCCTGGCAGGCGACCCGCAGGTGGACGCGGTCCTGGTGGCCACCTCCACCGGGGACCAGCCGATGCCTGCGATGGCACCCCGACTGGCCTCCCGGCTGGGCCGGGACGGCGCCGCGGCCTGGGACGTCTCGGCGGCCTGCAGCGGCTTCGTCTACGGACTGGCCACCGCGGCCGGGATCCTGTGCGCGGGCATCGCCCAGCGCGTCCTGCTCGTGGCGGCCGAGGTGTACTCGACCCTGATCGCCCCCGACGACCGCAGCGCCGGAGTGGTGTTCGCGGACGGCGCCGGAGCCGTGGTGCTGCGGCGCGGCGAGCACGGGGAACCGGGCAGTGTGCTCGCCTTCGACCTGGGCAGCGACGGCACCGGCCACGACCTGATCGCGGTCCCGGGCGGCGGTGCGCGGGAGCGGTCCGCACCGGCCCTGTACACCCCCGGCGACCGGCACTTCAGGATGGCGGGGCGCGAGGTGTTCCAGCACGCCGTGACCCGGATGACGGAGTCGTCGCGTGCGGTCCTCGCGCGGGCGAGCTGGTCCGTCGACGACGTCGACCACCTCGTCGCCCACCAGGCGAACGCCCGCATCCTGACCGCGGTGGGGGAGCGCCTGGAGCTCCCCGCCGACCGGCACATCGCCAACATCGACCGGGTCGGCAACACCGGGGCGGCCTCCATCCCGCTGGCCCTGGCGGACGCGTCGTCCCGCAACGAACTGCGCCCCGGCCAGCGGGTGTTGCTGACCTCTTTCGGCGCGGGCCTCACCTGGGGCTCGGCAGCCCTCCTGTGGCCTGACCCGGCTCCCGCCGCCTGCTGA
- a CDS encoding phosphopantetheine-binding protein: MSDVTTAVHSVLTEKFEVVPADIAPAATLESLDLDSLSLAELALALQEQLGVKVEEHEAAKGTTVGELVAAIEAKLALAGAE, encoded by the coding sequence ATGTCCGACGTCACCACCGCCGTCCACTCCGTACTGACCGAGAAGTTCGAGGTCGTCCCCGCGGACATCGCCCCCGCCGCCACCCTCGAAAGCCTCGACCTCGACTCGCTCTCGCTGGCCGAACTCGCCCTCGCCCTCCAGGAGCAGCTCGGCGTCAAGGTCGAGGAGCACGAGGCCGCCAAGGGCACCACCGTCGGCGAGCTCGTCGCGGCCATCGAGGCCAAGCTCGCCCTGGCAGGCGCCGAATGA